From Bacteroides uniformis:
TGCGCCGTTGCTGAATGTCGGTGATATTCTGTATATATCCTTCCAGAATGGTATTTTTGTCTTTATGATATTCGCGTGCAAAGGCCTTGAGACGTATATAGAAAATCTTTTCCTGGAGCAGGATGCGATAGTCCACACTGTTTTCCATTTTCCCTTTCAGGTTTTCTTTCAGCCAGTTGGTGAAAGATTTCCGGTCTTCGGGAAGTATCAGTTTCAGATAGTCGTTCAGATTGATTTCTTGTGTCTCCTCTGTGCATAGGATATTGGTGTGTCCGGCATATTTGAAGTTCTTGGTGTCTGAATCGTATTGCCAGTTTCCGATAAGCGCAGCTTTTTGGATTTCATTCAGCTCTTGGTTTTTTCTTTCGAGTTCCAGCTTGCGCTGGCTGCGTTCCGTGATGTCGCGGTATTGGCAGAGTACCATTCCGTCAAAAGGGGACATGATGCACTTGAAAAAATAATTGGTACCGTTTAGGGCCATTTCGTAGTTATGGATAGAGCGTATTTTGTGCGTCAGTACTTTTTTAAAGTCCGGATAGATTTGGTTATAAGTGGATAAGGGCATTAGTTGGAACAGATTCTTGCCCAGCAACTGGTCTTCCTTCAAGAACCAGAGATTGATGTTGTAAACTGCAATATCCACACAAATACCGTCTTTGTCCAGAAGAATCATGGTGTCGGACGTCAGCTTCAACAGTCTCTCAGCGTTTTCAGCTTGTTTCAAAATGTTTTTCATTCTTACAGTATTAGTTTCATGCCCTTCTGGCCTTCTCCCATGCGCCGCTTGCATTGCCTGTGCGCTTGTGCAGGTAGTTGAATCCTCGTATGACGTTGACGTTCATGAAGAGGAAATAGTAGGGGATGAAAAGTATCTTGTTTTTTATATGCTTCATTGAAAGGTAGTACCCCCAACTTCCCATGAGGTAGAAAAGAGCTTGTAACAGCCAGATGATGGCATACAGTAATGGCGTGCTTGTCGTAAAGATGAGAATTGTGTTGAGGGGAAGCAATAGGAACAATAGGATAGGAGTGAGCGACCAGCGCAGCACCCGGTGGGAAATATATTGGAAACAGAATGTGCCGTAACGGAATGGGTTGAGCAGCGGACGCAGCCGCCAGATGGACTGCAAGCCCCCGGCAGCGATGCGCACCTTGCGCTTTTCTTCCTCGCGCATGTCTGCCGAGCCGCTTTCTACGGCATAGGCATTGGCACAATAGGCAATGGTGTGTCCCTGCATGACGATGCGCAGGGAGAGTATGAAGTCGTCGAGCAGCGTATCTGTCTGCATTTCCTCGAACAGCTCGCGGCGCACGGCAAACAGTTCACCCGCTGCGCCTACTGCCGAATAGAGGCGTGCGTCGAGCGCTTTGAGGGTGGATTCGTATTTCCAGTATAGCCCTTCTCCCCCCGAGGCAGCATTGTCCTTGCTTTGCACGGCGATACGTTTTTCGCCTGCCACGCATCCCACTTTAGGGTCGGTGAAGGCGTGCACTATCTCCCGCAGGGCTTCGCGGTTGAGGTGAGTATTGGCATCGGTGAACACGACAAGGGGCGTTTCTACGAAATGTATACCGCGGTTCAGGGCGGCTGTCTTGCCTTGGCGTTGGGGTTGGTGGAGGACGATGGCTTGCGGCCAGTGGGAGAGGCGTTCGTTGGTATGGTCGTTGCTGCCGTCGGTCACCCAGAGGATGCGTAGCTTGTCGGCGGGATAATCCAGCTCCAGGCAGTTGTGCATTTTTTCATCCACTACATCTTCTTCGTTGTAGGCGGCGATAAATAGCGTCAATGGGGGTAAAGCATCGTCGGCAGGCATCGGACGGGGCGCAGGCTTACGGAAACATTCTTTTATCTTGACCAGGATATATAATAGTATACCATATCCTATATAAGTATAGAACACTATGAATAAACTTATCCAGAAGAGTACTTCAAGGGCTTTCATGTATCCGCTCGTTTGCTTTCTTTTTTGATAAAAAGAAATGTGATTGCCAAAAGTATGGATAATCTTTTACCGATGCAAGAAAAAGAAAAGAAAAATAAAATGTTTGTTTCTCAAGGTGTTCCGATGTTATAAGGAAGTGGGCTTCCTATAGAGGTGAGCTTGAATAACCTTGTGAGTGAGAGGCGATTAAAGGCTTTCAATCATCATTCTCCATAGGAAAGGGATGGGCAGGTAGGCAGGGCGTTACTCAAAACGCTTCTGTCATATTGAAGTAAAACAACATCTGGTTGTTTACCGTGTTTTTGCCTAAATCCAGGCGGACGTTCATGCGTGGCTGTACCTCAATGCGTAGACCTACACCATAGTTGGGCAGTACACCCTCTATCTTGCCGGGAGTGGGGCCCATGAAGCCGCAGCCGGTCCAGGCTACAAAACCTATGTGGTTGAGCATCCGCTTCACCCAAGTGCTGCGGTCGGTATTGAGCATCTGTCTGTACTCTGCCATGACCACATGCGAGGACTTGTCGCGATATTGCCCCATGTAGTAGCCGCGCAGGTCGAAAGGCGTTCCGGTGAGGGCATATTGCGTCAGAGGGACGTCACCGAACACGTTCTTGGTCTGTGCCGTCCACGCGAGCACCCTGCGCTTGCCCAGTGACTTGTATTGGCGGTAGTCTATCTCTAGGCGGTAGAAGGTCTGGTCGCTGCCGATGAACTTGGCGTACATCATGCCGCGGAAATCCAGATACATACCACGGTAGGCGTTGGCAGGGACGTCACGGCTGTCGTATGTCAGCAGGAAACCGAGGCCGGAGTTGAAGTTGTTATAGCCATTAGCCGTACCGCCTGCCTCTTTGTACGAGGGTTCGTCCACCAAGAACTTGCCGGGCTCCGTCAAGTGGTCGTAATTGATGTCGATTTGAGGTCCGGCAAAGATATTGCTGTTGCCCAGTCGGAAAAGGAACCAGGGGTTGATTTGCACGCCGCTGTACCGGTATTTGCTGGTACTGTCGCTTCGTACATAATCTTTATTGGTATTATAGCCGATGCCGTAAAAGTTTTCTTCCGTATTTTTATAGCTGAACTTTCCGAAGATACGGAAACGGTCGCCCTTAAAGAAGAGTTGCGGTTTGGAGAAGAGATTGATGCCACCGTTGAACATGAAGGCGATGGCCATGGGCACTACGGAGCGCAGCTGCGTGGTGTCGCTGGGGTTCATACGGAAGGTCATTAGGGCGCTTCCTCCCAGCACGGCACCGAAGTCGGGGGTGTAGCTGGGTCCGCCCAGAATATTGTAATGCAGATTCCGACGCGCTACCTTTTGCTTGCGTAGTTCTTTTTTGGTCAGTGCAGGAACGCTGTCGTTTGTGGCGGCCGCAGTCTGTTCCTGGGCATAAAAGGTGGTGGCGAACAGCACCAGTGCGATAATGCTTAGTATATATCTTTTCATGTCGTACGAAATGTGGGTGCAAAGGAAACTATTTTATCCCGAATAGTTTTCACTGTAATAGATAATAAATCTAAAGATGTCACTAAAATTATCAAAAAAGACATTACTTTTGTCTGCTTCACGAAGCAAGACATCAATAACTAAAAACACATAATCTGAATGAAGAAACGATTTTTATCTGTAATTGTTCTGAGTGCCGCACTGTTCTCTGTGCAGGCACAAGAGGGAAAAGGGGGTATCAGCCCCGAAATGCTTGGACAAATCAAGCAAAGTTATCAAGGCACGGCTGCCGACAAGGCGCTCCGCAATGCCATAGGCAATAATGACATCCGTAAACTGGCACTCAACCAGGAGAATATGCAGGGCATGGATACCCACTTCTCCATCAAGGTAGAATCCAAAGGCATCACCGACCAGAAGTCGTCTGGCCGCTGCTGGCTGTTTACGGGGCTGAATGTGATGCGTGCCAAGACTCTTGCCGAATACGGTTTCCAGTCTTTCGAGTTCTCCGAAGTCTATCCCTTCTTCTGGGACCAGTTGGAGAAGGCAAACCTCTTCTTGCAAGGCATCATCGACACCTCCAAGAGTCCCCTGACTGATAAGACCGTAGAATGGCTCTTCCAGCATCCGCTGAGCGATGGGGGTACCTTTACCGGTGTGGCCGACATTGTTTCCAAATACGGCCTTGTTCCCAAAGATGCCATGCCCGAAACAAACAGCAGTGAAAATACCTCCCGCATGGCCAACCTCATCTCTCTGAAGCTGAAAGAGTATGGTCTGCAACTGCGTGACATGGCTGCCGCCGGTGCCAAGCCCGAAGCTCTGGAGAAGGAGAAAACTACGATGCTCGGAACCATCTACCGCATGCTGGTGCTGAACCTCGGTGTACCTCCCACGGAGTTCGACTATGTCCGCCACGATGCCAAGGGTAATCCTGTGGAGACAGAGCATCACACTCCCATGTCTTTCCTTGAGAAATATGGAGACAAACAACTGCTGACCAACTACGTAATGCTGATGAACGACCCCAGTCGCGAGTATTACAAGTGCTATGAAATAGACTATGACCGCCACCGTTACGACGGCAAGAACTGGACTTATGTCAACCTGCCCGTAGAGGACATCAAAGAGATGGCCATTGCCTCCTTGAAGGACAGCACCATGATGTACTTCTCTTGCGATGTGGGCAAGTTCCTGAACTCCGAACGCGGTCTGCTCGATGTGAAAAACTATGACTACGAATCACTGATGGGCACCACCTTCGGGATGGACAAGAAGCAACGTATCCAGACTTTCTCCAGTGGCTCTTCCCACGCCATGACCTTGATGGCCGTTGACTTGAACAAAGACGGAAAGCCCGTAAAATGGATGGTAGAGAACAGTTGGGGAGCCGCTTCCGGTTATCAGGGACATCTCATCATGACCGACGAGTGGTTCAATGAATACATGTTCCGTCTGGTAGTGGAGACAAAGTATGTTCCCGCCAAAGTGATGGAACTGTTTAAACAAAAGCCCGTCTGCCTGCCGGCATGGGACCCGATGTTCGCTGAAGAAAAGTGATGATAAGGATTAGGGGTTAGGGATTAAGGATTAAGGATTAGTGGGCTGCACTATGATTCCGCAGGGTATTAATCCCTAATTCTTAACCCCTAATCCTTGTTCTCGTGTTCGTTAACGAAAGGGATTACGGAAATTTCTCCGTAATTCCTTTCTTTTTTACTCTTTATTCACGTTCTTTTTTGCTACTTTTGCGGCAAATTAATGAAACCATTATTTTAAATAAACGCATGGCAAATGTAATTAAGTTACGTAAAGGCCTTGACATCAACCTGAAAGGCGCTGCTGCCCAGGAACTTGTGTCTGTTAAGGAACCGGGATTCTATTCGCTGGTTCCCGATGACTATACAGGCATCACTCCGAAAGTGGTGGTCAAAGAGCAGGAATATGTGATGGCCGGGGGACCCTTGTTTATCGACAAGAATCATCCTGAATTGAAATTTGTTTCGCCCGTTAGCGGCGTAGTGACAAGCGTGGAGCGTGGTGCACGCCGCAAGGTGCTGAACATCGTCGTAGAGGCTGCCACTGAGCAAGACTATGAGGAATTCGGCAAGATGGACCCGTCCAAGATGAGCGGCCAGCAAGTAAAAGAAGCTCTTTTGCAAGCAGGTATGTTCGCTTTCATCCGCCAACGTCCGTACGACGTTATCGCTGATCCGACGGTAACTCCGAAAGCTATCTTCATTTCGGCTTTCGACAGCAATCCGCTGGCTCCCGATTTTGAATTCGCGCTGAAGGGAGAAGAAGCAAACTTCCAGACGGGACTCGACGCTTTGTCAAAGATGGCAAAGACGTATCTGGGTATTAGTGTAAAACAAAAGTCTGCTGCTCTTGTGCAGGCAAAGAACGTTACCGTAACAGCTTTCGACGGACCACATCCGGCAGGCAACGTGGGTGTACAGATTAACCACATCTCTCCGGTAGTGAAGGGTGAAACGGTCTGGACCATCAGTGCCGAAGCCGTACTCTTCATCGGACGTCTGATGAATACCGGTCGTGTGGACATGACCCGTACGGTGGCTGTAACGGGTTCCGAAGTGTTGAAACCCGCTTATTGCAAGCTGAAAGTCGGCGCTCTATTGACGAACGTTTTCAAAGGTAACGTGACTACCGACAAAGACCTCCGCTACATCAGCGGCAACGTGCTGACCGGTAAGAAAGTTTCTCCGAACGGCTTCCTCGGCTCTTTCGACAGCCAATTGACCGTTATTCCCGAAGGAGATGAAATCCATGAAATGTTGGGTTGGATTATGCCGCGTTTCAATCAGTTCAGCGTCAACCGCTCTTACTTCAGCTGGTTGATGGGCAAGAAGGAATATGTGATAGATGCCCGTATCAAGGGTGGTGAACGTCACATGATTATGTCCAACGAATACGACCGCGTATTTCCGATGGACATCTTCCCCGAATACTTGGTGAAAGCAATCATTGCAGGTGACATCGACCGTATGGAGGCTCTGGGCATCTACGAAGTAGCTCCCGAAGACTTCGCTCTCTGCGAATTCGTATGTTCTTCCAAAGTGGAAGTGCAGCGCATCGTACGTGCAGGGCTCGATATGCTTCGTGCCGAAATGGCATAATCGGGGCGTATGGCAAATCGTAAATTGTAAATCGTAAAATCGTAAATATATTAATGAAAGCGTTAAGAAATTATCTCGACAAGATAAAGCCGAACTTTGAGGAAGGCGGCAAATTCCACGCATTTCGTTCGGTGTTTGATGGCTTCGAAACATTCCTGTTCGTGCCCAATGCCACTTCGAAATCGGGAACGCATATTCACGACTCCATTGACAGCAAACGCATCATGTCGATGGTGGTCATTGCGTTAGTACCGGCGCTGCTGTTCGGTATGTATAACGTAGGTTACCAGCATTTCCACGCTACCGGTGCTGCCGGAGGCTTCTGGGAAATGTTCATCTACGGTTTTCTGGCTGTATTGCCAAAAATCATTGTATCTTATGTAGTAGGTCTCGGCATTGAGTTCGTAGTGGCTCAGTGGAAGAAGGAGGAGATTCAGGAAGGTTTCCTGGTTTCCGGTATCTTGATTCCGATGATTGTTCCGGTAGATTGCCCGCTGTGGATTCTGGCGGTGGCTACTGCATTCTCTGTAATTTTTGCTAAGGAAGTATTCGGTGGTACGGGTATGAACGTGTTCAACGTAGCTTTGATTACCCGTGCATTCTTATTCTTTGCTTATCCTACGAAGATGTCCGGTGATGCCGTTTGGGTATCGGGCGACAGTATCTTCGGTCTGGGACAGTCGGTAGATGGTCTGACGGTAGCTACTCCGTTGGGTGCAGCCGCTACCTCGGGCGCCGTTCCGGAGTTCTCCTGGGACATGGTGACCGGCCTTATTCCGGGTTCTATCGGTGAGACAAGCGTTATCGCCATCGCTCTGGGTGCCATTCTGCTGTTGTGGACGGGTATTGCAAGCTGGAAGACGATGTTCTCCGTATTCGTAGGCGGTGCCTTCATGGCATGGGTGTTCAATGCAATCGGTCCCGACACTCCGATGGCACAGATGCCTTGGTACGAACACCTCGTGCTGGGTGGTTTCTGCTTCGGTGCCGTGTTCATGGCTACCGACCCCGTTACATCGGCACGTACAGAGACCGGTAAGTATATCTTCGGATTCCTGATTGGTGCCATGGCTATCATTATCCGTGTGCTCAACCCCGGTTACCCCGAAGGTATGATGCTTGCCATCCTGCTGATGAATATCTTCGCTCCGCTGATTGACTACTGTGTGGTACAGGGTAACATCAGCCGTCGCGAGAAACGTGCAATCAAGTCTAACAATTAAATACCGGAAAAGAAATGAATACCAATAGTAATAGTTATACTATCATTTATGCTTCGGTAATGGTTGTTATCGTTGCATTCCTGCTGGCATTCGTAAGTTCTTCCTTGCGCGAGACGCAGAACAAGAATGTGGAACTTGACACGAAGAAGCAGATTCTTGCTGCACTCAACATCAAGGACGTGAAGGATGCCGAAGCTGAATATAATAAATATGTAAAGGGCGATATGCTGATGAACGTTGACGGTACTCTGACAGAGAATACCGGTGCATTTGCTACCGCTTACGAGAAGGAAGCCAAAGAAAATAACCGTCTGCACGTATTCGTGGCAGAGGTTGACGGTGAGAAGAAATATGTATTTCCCGTTTACGGTGCCGGTCTTTGGGGCGCTATCTGGGGATATGTTGCGCTGAACAGCGACAAGGATACCGTTTATGGTGTTTACTTCTCTCATGCCAGTGAGACTCCGGGTCTGGGTGCCGAAATCGCCAGCACGCATTTCCAGGGGGAGTTCCCCGGAAAGAAAACGTTGGAGAACGGCGAGGTAGTCCTCGGTGTTGTGAAAAACGGTAAGGTAGAGAAACCTGACTATCAGGTGGACGGCATTTCCGGTGGTACCATCACTTCTGTAGGTGTGGATGCCATGTTGAAGGCTTGTCTGAGCAGCTACAAGAACTTTTTAACTAATAATAATGAGGAGGAATAAGAATATGGGACAATTGTTTTCAAAGAAGAATAAAGAAGTATTCTCTACTCCGCTGGGACTGAACAACCCCGTTACCGTGCAGGTATTGGGTATCTGTTCTGCTTTGGCTGTTACTGCCAAACTGGAGCCTGCCATTGTGATGGGTCTTTCAGTGACGGTGATTACAGCATTCTCCAATGTAGTGATTTCACTGCTGCGCAAGACGATACCCAACCGTATCCGTATCATCGTTCAGCTGGTGGTTGTTGCCGCGTTGGTAACTATTGTAAGTGAGATTCTGAAAGCTTTTGCTTACGATGTAAGTGTGCAGCTTTCTGTATATGTAGGTCTGATTATTACCAACTGTATCCTGATGGGACGCTTGGAAGCATTTGCCATGCAGAACGGTCCCTGGGAATCTTTCCTTGACGGTGTGGGTAATGGTTTGGGATATGCCAAGATTCTGGTAATCGTAGCCTTCTTCCGCGAGCTTCTGGGTTCGGGAACGCTGCTCGGTTTCAACATCTTGAACTATGAACCTCTGCAGAAGTTGGGCTATGTGAACAACGGCTTGATGCTGATGCCGCCAATGGCGTTGATTCTCTGCGCTTGCATCATCTGGTATCAGCGTGCACGTCACAAAGAATTGCAGGAAAAGCAGTAATAAATAAATGAAGAATGAAAAATGAAAGAATGAAAAATGGGCTGCTCTGCTGCAGTACAAGTTCTCATTGCTTTAATTCTTTAATTCTTTAATTCTTAATTTATCGAAGAGATATGGAACATTTAATAAGTTTATTCGTCCGCTCTATTTTTGTGGACAACATGATATTCGCGTTCTTCCTCGGTATGTGTTCTTACCTTGCCGTATCGAAGAATGTGAAGACTGCCGTAGGACTGGGTATCGCCGTAACTTTCGTGTTGGTGGTTACGCTTCCGGTCAACTATTTATTGCAGACCAAGGTGCTGGCTGCCAACGCAATCATTGAAGGCGTTGACCTCAGCTTCCTGAGCTTTATTCTTTTCATTGCTGTAATCGCAGCTATCGTTCAGTTGGTGGAAATGATTGTAGAGCGTTTCAGCCCTTCGCTGTATGCTTCACTGGGTATCTTCCTGCCGCTGATTGCTGTAAACTGTGCCATCATGGGTGCTTCCCTTTTCATGCAGCAGCGCATCACGCTGGGTGAGAGCGACCCGAAATTCATCGGTGGCATTGCTGATGCTGTCTCTTATGCGTTGGGCTCCGGTATCGGTTGGTTGCTGGCTATCGTAGGCTTGGCTGCCATCCGTGAGAAAATGGCCTATTCTGACGTTCCGGCTCCACTGAAAGGACTGGGCATCACGTTTATCACTGTAGGTCTGATGGCAATGGCATTTATGTGTTTCTCTGGTTTGAACATCTAAAAGAAAGGAATAAAACAATGGATATGAATATGATATTAGCAAGCATTGGAGTATTCCTCGTGGTTGTCATCCTGCTTGTTGTTATCCTGCTGGTTGCCAAGAATTTCTTGGTGCCTTCGGGTAATGTAAAACTGACTATCAATGGCGACAAGGAACTGGACGTAGCTTCCGGTTCTACATTGCTGAATACGCTGTCTGTAAACGGTGTGTTCCTTTCCTCCGCTTGCGGTGGTAAAGGTTC
This genomic window contains:
- a CDS encoding glycosyltransferase family 2 protein, which codes for MKALEVLFWISLFIVFYTYIGYGILLYILVKIKECFRKPAPRPMPADDALPPLTLFIAAYNEEDVVDEKMHNCLELDYPADKLRILWVTDGSNDHTNERLSHWPQAIVLHQPQRQGKTAALNRGIHFVETPLVVFTDANTHLNREALREIVHAFTDPKVGCVAGEKRIAVQSKDNAASGGEGLYWKYESTLKALDARLYSAVGAAGELFAVRRELFEEMQTDTLLDDFILSLRIVMQGHTIAYCANAYAVESGSADMREEEKRKVRIAAGGLQSIWRLRPLLNPFRYGTFCFQYISHRVLRWSLTPILLFLLLPLNTILIFTTSTPLLYAIIWLLQALFYLMGSWGYYLSMKHIKNKILFIPYYFLFMNVNVIRGFNYLHKRTGNASGAWEKARRA
- a CDS encoding BamA/TamA family outer membrane protein: MKRYILSIIALVLFATTFYAQEQTAAATNDSVPALTKKELRKQKVARRNLHYNILGGPSYTPDFGAVLGGSALMTFRMNPSDTTQLRSVVPMAIAFMFNGGINLFSKPQLFFKGDRFRIFGKFSYKNTEENFYGIGYNTNKDYVRSDSTSKYRYSGVQINPWFLFRLGNSNIFAGPQIDINYDHLTEPGKFLVDEPSYKEAGGTANGYNNFNSGLGFLLTYDSRDVPANAYRGMYLDFRGMMYAKFIGSDQTFYRLEIDYRQYKSLGKRRVLAWTAQTKNVFGDVPLTQYALTGTPFDLRGYYMGQYRDKSSHVVMAEYRQMLNTDRSTWVKRMLNHIGFVAWTGCGFMGPTPGKIEGVLPNYGVGLRIEVQPRMNVRLDLGKNTVNNQMLFYFNMTEAF
- a CDS encoding C1 family peptidase, whose product is MKKRFLSVIVLSAALFSVQAQEGKGGISPEMLGQIKQSYQGTAADKALRNAIGNNDIRKLALNQENMQGMDTHFSIKVESKGITDQKSSGRCWLFTGLNVMRAKTLAEYGFQSFEFSEVYPFFWDQLEKANLFLQGIIDTSKSPLTDKTVEWLFQHPLSDGGTFTGVADIVSKYGLVPKDAMPETNSSENTSRMANLISLKLKEYGLQLRDMAAAGAKPEALEKEKTTMLGTIYRMLVLNLGVPPTEFDYVRHDAKGNPVETEHHTPMSFLEKYGDKQLLTNYVMLMNDPSREYYKCYEIDYDRHRYDGKNWTYVNLPVEDIKEMAIASLKDSTMMYFSCDVGKFLNSERGLLDVKNYDYESLMGTTFGMDKKQRIQTFSSGSSHAMTLMAVDLNKDGKPVKWMVENSWGAASGYQGHLIMTDEWFNEYMFRLVVETKYVPAKVMELFKQKPVCLPAWDPMFAEEK
- a CDS encoding Na(+)-translocating NADH-quinone reductase subunit A, translating into MANVIKLRKGLDINLKGAAAQELVSVKEPGFYSLVPDDYTGITPKVVVKEQEYVMAGGPLFIDKNHPELKFVSPVSGVVTSVERGARRKVLNIVVEAATEQDYEEFGKMDPSKMSGQQVKEALLQAGMFAFIRQRPYDVIADPTVTPKAIFISAFDSNPLAPDFEFALKGEEANFQTGLDALSKMAKTYLGISVKQKSAALVQAKNVTVTAFDGPHPAGNVGVQINHISPVVKGETVWTISAEAVLFIGRLMNTGRVDMTRTVAVTGSEVLKPAYCKLKVGALLTNVFKGNVTTDKDLRYISGNVLTGKKVSPNGFLGSFDSQLTVIPEGDEIHEMLGWIMPRFNQFSVNRSYFSWLMGKKEYVIDARIKGGERHMIMSNEYDRVFPMDIFPEYLVKAIIAGDIDRMEALGIYEVAPEDFALCEFVCSSKVEVQRIVRAGLDMLRAEMA
- a CDS encoding NADH:ubiquinone reductase (Na(+)-transporting) subunit B, translated to MKALRNYLDKIKPNFEEGGKFHAFRSVFDGFETFLFVPNATSKSGTHIHDSIDSKRIMSMVVIALVPALLFGMYNVGYQHFHATGAAGGFWEMFIYGFLAVLPKIIVSYVVGLGIEFVVAQWKKEEIQEGFLVSGILIPMIVPVDCPLWILAVATAFSVIFAKEVFGGTGMNVFNVALITRAFLFFAYPTKMSGDAVWVSGDSIFGLGQSVDGLTVATPLGAAATSGAVPEFSWDMVTGLIPGSIGETSVIAIALGAILLLWTGIASWKTMFSVFVGGAFMAWVFNAIGPDTPMAQMPWYEHLVLGGFCFGAVFMATDPVTSARTETGKYIFGFLIGAMAIIIRVLNPGYPEGMMLAILLMNIFAPLIDYCVVQGNISRREKRAIKSNN
- a CDS encoding Na(+)-translocating NADH-quinone reductase subunit C, whose protein sequence is MNTNSNSYTIIYASVMVVIVAFLLAFVSSSLRETQNKNVELDTKKQILAALNIKDVKDAEAEYNKYVKGDMLMNVDGTLTENTGAFATAYEKEAKENNRLHVFVAEVDGEKKYVFPVYGAGLWGAIWGYVALNSDKDTVYGVYFSHASETPGLGAEIASTHFQGEFPGKKTLENGEVVLGVVKNGKVEKPDYQVDGISGGTITSVGVDAMLKACLSSYKNFLTNNNEEE
- a CDS encoding NADH:ubiquinone reductase (Na(+)-transporting) subunit D, which translates into the protein MGQLFSKKNKEVFSTPLGLNNPVTVQVLGICSALAVTAKLEPAIVMGLSVTVITAFSNVVISLLRKTIPNRIRIIVQLVVVAALVTIVSEILKAFAYDVSVQLSVYVGLIITNCILMGRLEAFAMQNGPWESFLDGVGNGLGYAKILVIVAFFRELLGSGTLLGFNILNYEPLQKLGYVNNGLMLMPPMALILCACIIWYQRARHKELQEKQ
- the nqrE gene encoding NADH:ubiquinone reductase (Na(+)-transporting) subunit E, producing the protein MEHLISLFVRSIFVDNMIFAFFLGMCSYLAVSKNVKTAVGLGIAVTFVLVVTLPVNYLLQTKVLAANAIIEGVDLSFLSFILFIAVIAAIVQLVEMIVERFSPSLYASLGIFLPLIAVNCAIMGASLFMQQRITLGESDPKFIGGIADAVSYALGSGIGWLLAIVGLAAIREKMAYSDVPAPLKGLGITFITVGLMAMAFMCFSGLNI